A genomic window from Acinetobacter chinensis includes:
- a CDS encoding MFS transporter, whose amino-acid sequence MSSSIQMKEDMGEAAINEQPQGMIIKVVGAVAVAHLLNDLIQAVLPAIYPMLKTNFSLSFVQVGLISLVYQITASLLQPWIGLYTDKHPKPYLLPLGMVVTFSGILLLAFSPNFIVLLMASALIGVGSSTFHPEASRVARMASGGRFGTAQSTFQVGGNTGTAIGPLLAALIIVPFGQHAVAWLIVFALLAIWVLFGVSRWSISHSKKQLAAKAHQVQSKLHGRQLVIALLTICVLMFAKFTYIASISNYFTFYLMHKFHLSLQSAQLHLFAFLAAVALGTFAGGPIGDRIGRKAVIWVSFVGMAPFALMMPHANLFWTTVLSIITGLVLSSAFAAIVVYAQEAVPGRVGMIAGLMFGLMFGVSGIAAAGLGYLADVKGIEWVFGVCSLLPLLGLATFFLPKTQAN is encoded by the coding sequence ATGTCGTCTTCAATTCAAATGAAAGAGGATATGGGCGAAGCTGCGATCAATGAGCAACCACAAGGCATGATCATAAAAGTGGTGGGAGCTGTGGCGGTTGCGCATCTACTCAATGACTTGATTCAAGCTGTTTTGCCAGCTATTTACCCGATGCTGAAAACCAATTTTTCCTTAAGCTTTGTACAAGTGGGATTGATTTCATTGGTTTATCAAATTACGGCATCGCTGCTGCAACCCTGGATTGGACTGTATACCGACAAACATCCGAAACCATATTTACTACCACTGGGTATGGTGGTGACTTTTAGCGGCATTTTGCTGTTGGCATTTTCTCCGAATTTTATTGTACTGCTCATGGCCTCGGCATTGATTGGTGTGGGTTCTTCGACCTTTCACCCTGAAGCATCACGTGTGGCACGAATGGCTTCGGGCGGACGCTTCGGTACAGCACAATCGACTTTTCAGGTCGGTGGCAATACAGGTACAGCGATTGGACCTTTATTGGCAGCGCTGATTATTGTGCCCTTTGGACAGCATGCTGTGGCATGGTTGATTGTATTTGCCTTACTTGCGATCTGGGTGCTGTTTGGTGTCAGCCGTTGGAGTATCAGCCACAGTAAAAAACAGTTGGCTGCCAAAGCACATCAAGTACAAAGCAAACTGCATGGGCGTCAACTCGTCATAGCACTGCTGACCATCTGCGTGTTGATGTTTGCCAAATTTACTTACATCGCCAGTATCAGTAACTATTTCACTTTTTATTTAATGCACAAGTTCCACCTCAGTTTACAAAGCGCACAGTTGCATCTCTTTGCCTTTTTGGCAGCGGTGGCTCTAGGTACATTTGCTGGTGGGCCAATTGGAGACCGAATTGGACGTAAAGCGGTGATTTGGGTGTCTTTTGTCGGCATGGCACCATTTGCGTTGATGATGCCGCATGCCAATCTATTCTGGACAACTGTACTGTCGATTATCACAGGTTTAGTTCTGTCCTCTGCCTTTGCAGCCATAGTGGTCTATGCTCAAGAAGCCGTTCCTGGACGGGTCGGAATGATTGCAGGTTTGATGTTTGGTCTGATGTTTGGTGTGAGTGGCATCGCCGCAGCAGGCTTAGGATATTTAGCTGACGTAAAAGGTATTGAATGGGTGTTTGGCGTGTGTTCGTTATTGCCTTTACTCGGTTTGGCAACCTTCTTCCTGCCGAAGACGCAAGCAAACTAG
- a CDS encoding AraC family transcriptional regulator, with product MPNSLIQTEMSELVIGLSSEHTYREITPSHTHSRAQFLYASTGMIQVFTLNHVWIVPPMCALWIPPNVEHSVISLSRVKLNTALVQADAAALLGQHCFIIRVSKLLHELLIRLNAIEHIPPSELISSDELSRSLQILIFDEIHKANLLPIQIPWPQDRRLVNICQALLSTPDQLKDLSTWADEIGTSSRTLMRMFQKETGLSYRAWVQQMHIAHALSKIASDESVAQIARSLGYSNPSAFSTMFKRHLGQTPQQFKYKDE from the coding sequence ATGCCAAATTCTCTGATTCAAACCGAAATGTCCGAATTGGTGATTGGTCTCTCTTCTGAGCATACCTATCGGGAAATTACCCCTTCACATACCCATTCACGGGCACAGTTTCTATATGCCTCGACAGGAATGATTCAGGTGTTCACGCTGAACCATGTCTGGATCGTGCCACCGATGTGCGCGCTGTGGATTCCGCCCAATGTTGAGCATAGTGTGATTTCATTAAGTCGGGTTAAACTTAATACAGCATTGGTTCAAGCTGATGCAGCTGCACTGCTGGGACAACATTGTTTTATTATTCGTGTCAGTAAGTTACTGCATGAACTGCTCATCCGGCTCAATGCGATTGAACACATTCCACCTTCAGAACTGATCAGCTCCGATGAACTGTCCCGATCTTTGCAGATTTTAATTTTTGATGAAATTCATAAAGCCAATCTGTTGCCTATTCAGATTCCGTGGCCACAAGATCGACGCTTAGTGAATATTTGCCAAGCGCTGTTAAGTACACCTGATCAGTTAAAAGATTTAAGCACATGGGCTGATGAAATTGGTACCAGCTCCAGAACCCTGATGCGCATGTTTCAAAAGGAAACGGGGCTTTCTTATCGAGCATGGGTTCAGCAAATGCATATTGCCCATGCCTTAAGTAAAATTGCCAGTGATGAATCTGTTGCACAGATTGCAAGATCTCTCGGTTACAGTAACCCGAGTGCGTTCAGTACCATGTTTAAACGTCATTTGGGACAGACCCCGCAACAGTTTAAATATAAGGATGAATAA
- the def gene encoding peptide deformylase, whose product MNNVLPVAQQGEAVLTLVSAPVADSEFGSEWLNALAHALEQTMLERNGVGIAAPQVYVSKRLIIVASRPNPRYPDAPEMDAVVMVNPEIMEMSEQTASGEEGCLSVPNERGQVARAEHIRVRYFTLQGEPVIAEFSGFPARIVQHEVDHLNGILFVDHFGV is encoded by the coding sequence ATGAATAACGTTCTACCCGTTGCACAACAGGGTGAAGCTGTACTGACACTGGTATCAGCACCTGTGGCGGACAGTGAGTTTGGCAGTGAGTGGCTGAATGCACTGGCACATGCTTTGGAGCAGACCATGCTTGAGCGAAATGGTGTCGGCATAGCCGCTCCACAGGTGTATGTGTCCAAACGACTGATCATAGTGGCTTCACGTCCAAATCCACGTTATCCCGATGCACCTGAAATGGACGCCGTGGTGATGGTAAATCCTGAAATTATGGAAATGTCAGAACAGACCGCCTCAGGTGAAGAAGGCTGTCTGAGTGTACCGAATGAGCGAGGGCAGGTTGCCCGTGCAGAACATATCCGTGTGCGCTATTTTACCCTTCAGGGTGAACCCGTGATTGCTGAGTTTTCAGGCTTCCCAGCACGGATTGTGCAGCATGAAGTGGATCACCTAAACGGTATTTTATTTGTCGACCACTTTGGCGTTTAG
- a CDS encoding amino acid transport protein, whose translation MDTTALLLGVIFSSVGLGYFIYGRKQKMSMPFVCGLSLMIFPYFIENTLIMGLTGCLLSIIPWLLRF comes from the coding sequence ATGGACACAACTGCACTTTTACTTGGGGTCATTTTCAGTTCTGTTGGCTTAGGCTATTTTATCTATGGTCGAAAACAGAAAATGAGTATGCCTTTTGTCTGTGGACTGTCATTAATGATTTTCCCTTATTTTATTGAAAACACACTCATTATGGGACTGACAGGATGTCTGCTCTCCATCATTCCCTGGTTGCTTCGGTTTTAA
- a CDS encoding MFS transporter, translating into MQAKQGLSREDRRTLGLSSLGGALEFYDFVIYVFYAKIISELFFPSGLSPFWAMLNTYGIFAAGYFFRPLGGMIMAHFGDLFGRKRLFSLSILLMALPTLLIGFMPTFESIGYAAPLLLLLMRVVQGIAIGGEIPAAWTFVSEHVPEKWIGFANGLLTSSLSLGILLGALMSLWISLQFTELQIHDWAWRIPFIVGGVFGLIAMYLRSYLHETPVFKAMQAKKQLAAEMPVKQVLAKHKTAVVIGMIFTWFLTGCVVVLILTMPNLLTGAFGFERADAFKMQSLAIVMQMVGCIVAGLLCDRLGAARVMLAGAASVAVVATVFYNSLGVASDHTIFMLYMLLGLCSGTVGMVSFSMVKMFPAQIRFSGISFSYNVAYAIAGGLTLPVVQWLSLYSKTGAMYYIWLVCAVSILTALLYKKRFEQT; encoded by the coding sequence ATGCAAGCAAAACAGGGTCTCAGTCGTGAAGACAGACGCACTCTCGGGCTGTCCTCACTGGGAGGAGCACTGGAGTTTTACGACTTTGTCATCTATGTCTTTTACGCAAAAATCATTTCCGAGCTGTTTTTCCCAAGCGGTTTAAGCCCTTTCTGGGCAATGCTGAACACTTATGGAATTTTTGCTGCCGGATATTTTTTCAGACCCCTCGGCGGCATGATCATGGCGCATTTTGGTGATCTGTTTGGTCGTAAACGGCTGTTCAGCCTGTCTATTTTACTGATGGCATTGCCTACTCTGCTGATCGGTTTCATGCCAACTTTTGAAAGTATTGGCTATGCTGCCCCTTTACTGCTGTTGCTGATGCGGGTGGTTCAGGGGATTGCGATCGGAGGTGAAATACCTGCCGCATGGACATTTGTTTCTGAGCATGTCCCTGAAAAATGGATTGGTTTTGCCAATGGCTTACTGACCTCCAGTCTGTCATTGGGGATTTTACTGGGCGCATTAATGTCCCTGTGGATTTCACTCCAGTTCACCGAACTTCAGATCCATGACTGGGCATGGCGTATACCGTTTATTGTCGGTGGTGTTTTTGGTCTGATTGCAATGTATCTGCGCAGTTATCTGCATGAAACTCCTGTATTTAAAGCCATGCAGGCTAAAAAACAGCTTGCTGCCGAAATGCCGGTGAAACAGGTACTGGCAAAGCATAAAACTGCGGTTGTGATTGGCATGATTTTCACCTGGTTCCTGACCGGCTGTGTCGTCGTGCTGATTCTGACCATGCCTAATCTGCTGACTGGTGCTTTTGGTTTTGAACGTGCGGACGCGTTTAAAATGCAAAGCCTGGCAATTGTGATGCAAATGGTTGGCTGTATCGTCGCAGGGCTGCTCTGTGACCGCCTGGGGGCAGCCAGAGTCATGCTGGCTGGTGCTGCAAGTGTTGCAGTGGTTGCGACTGTGTTTTATAACAGCCTGGGCGTTGCTTCTGACCACACCATTTTCATGCTCTATATGCTGCTGGGTCTATGTTCAGGAACTGTGGGCATGGTGTCTTTCAGCATGGTGAAAATGTTTCCTGCTCAGATCAGGTTTTCAGGGATTTCTTTTTCCTACAACGTAGCTTATGCCATTGCTGGTGGTCTGACACTGCCTGTGGTGCAATGGCTCAGTCTGTACAGTAAAACCGGTGCGATGTACTACATCTGGCTAGTGTGCGCAGTTTCTATTCTAACTGCATTACTGTATAAAAAGCGTTTTGAACAGACCTGA
- a CDS encoding DUF2505 family protein, with protein MAHKFTIKATIQGVSVDDFRRLAADPVMHEAVCKRIPGENLEILESVVRGDIYTMKRAYNLDVNIPDIAKKMLKDAFRLKRTDITHLTELSSTVDLGANLPLEAHCDRSVSGNDQQIDIQLDWQVKVKVPLIGGLLEKHAEGEIRKFSDLEIEIVEDELRKNL; from the coding sequence ATGGCGCATAAATTTACCATTAAAGCCACAATTCAGGGCGTTTCGGTGGATGATTTCCGTCGCCTTGCAGCAGATCCAGTTATGCATGAAGCCGTTTGTAAAAGGATTCCAGGAGAAAATCTTGAAATTTTAGAGTCCGTAGTCCGTGGTGATATCTATACCATGAAAAGGGCTTATAACCTGGATGTCAATATTCCTGATATTGCAAAGAAAATGCTGAAAGATGCTTTCCGTTTAAAGCGTACCGATATCACTCATCTGACAGAACTGAGTTCCACAGTGGATCTCGGTGCAAACTTACCACTGGAAGCACATTGTGACCGCTCTGTCAGTGGAAATGATCAGCAGATTGATATCCAGCTGGACTGGCAGGTCAAGGTGAAAGTTCCGCTTATCGGTGGTTTACTGGAGAAACATGCGGAAGGTGAAATCCGTAAATTCAGTGATCTGGAAATTGAAATTGTTGAAGATGAATTAAGAAAAAATCTGTAA
- the pnuC gene encoding nicotinamide riboside transporter PnuC, whose product MSALEIFSVIISLIGVSLTVMRNMWCWLFNFIAFVLYAWLFYEYKLYGETILQFFFIVVNFYGFYHWLKGKQQDHEIRIEPIAGKTVLIQMIMAAVGGAIFGLSLHYFTDAALPMLDSQLAAFSLLATYWTSRKHIATWVLWVFVDIVYVGMFLYKDLYLTAALYAAFVGLAAFGWYQWEQVKKKQSSTGFKGI is encoded by the coding sequence ATGTCAGCTTTGGAAATTTTTTCGGTTATTATCAGTCTTATTGGCGTAAGTCTGACCGTTATGCGGAATATGTGGTGCTGGCTGTTTAATTTTATTGCCTTTGTTCTGTATGCCTGGCTGTTTTATGAATATAAGCTGTATGGTGAAACCATTCTGCAGTTTTTCTTCATAGTGGTCAATTTTTATGGGTTTTATCACTGGCTGAAGGGCAAACAGCAGGATCATGAAATCCGGATTGAACCTATTGCTGGAAAAACAGTGCTGATTCAGATGATTATGGCAGCTGTGGGCGGTGCAATCTTTGGTCTTTCGCTGCATTACTTTACTGATGCTGCACTTCCGATGCTTGATTCACAGCTTGCAGCATTCAGTCTGCTGGCGACCTACTGGACCAGCCGTAAGCACATTGCCACCTGGGTGCTCTGGGTGTTTGTGGATATCGTGTATGTCGGGATGTTCCTGTACAAAGATTTATACCTGACCGCTGCATTATATGCTGCATTTGTTGGGCTGGCGGCTTTTGGCTGGTATCAGTGGGAACAGGTGAAAAAGAAACAGTCCAGTACGGGCTTTAAAGGTATTTAA